Proteins encoded by one window of Blautia argi:
- a CDS encoding glycosyltransferase family protein: MRNEADLNNYLKGKKVLYIATKNLDYIRVNQEIEIIKNKASYTNVIASQNKKYFKRIVDVAKELLKVQSKEYDIIFVGFMAQMIFLLFPWKFRKNIVITDFFISIYDTLVFDRKKIKKDSILAKFCKMIDIYTVKKSDYLVADTKTHASYFAEEFNANEKNIFVCYLKADKNIYYPRLVEKPEEYKDKYVVLYFGSILPVQGVDVVMEAIQYLNKEKSIQFIIIGPTNKNFSRVELDTVTYIEWLSQETLSEYIAFSDLCLAGHFSATVNKANRTIPGKAYIYQAMKKEMILGTSEANKELFDETYSFVSRGDSKELARCIREHYKKWKLG, translated from the coding sequence ATGAGAAATGAAGCAGATTTGAATAATTATTTAAAAGGGAAGAAAGTGTTGTATATAGCAACAAAAAATCTTGATTATATAAGGGTTAATCAAGAAATAGAAATCATAAAAAATAAGGCTTCGTATACAAATGTGATTGCTAGCCAAAATAAAAAATATTTTAAACGTATTGTAGACGTAGCTAAAGAACTATTGAAAGTTCAAAGCAAGGAATACGATATAATTTTTGTCGGATTTATGGCGCAAATGATTTTTCTTTTATTTCCCTGGAAATTTAGAAAGAATATTGTCATTACTGACTTTTTTATTTCAATTTATGATACCTTGGTATTTGATAGAAAAAAAATAAAAAAAGATTCTATTCTAGCCAAATTTTGTAAAATGATAGATATATATACTGTAAAGAAATCAGATTATCTTGTAGCAGATACGAAAACGCACGCAAGTTATTTTGCTGAAGAATTCAATGCAAATGAAAAAAATATATTTGTATGTTATTTGAAAGCGGATAAAAATATTTATTATCCAAGACTTGTGGAAAAACCCGAAGAATATAAAGATAAATATGTAGTGTTGTATTTTGGTTCAATTTTACCCGTTCAAGGTGTAGATGTTGTAATGGAAGCTATACAATACTTAAACAAAGAAAAGTCTATACAATTTATTATTATAGGTCCCACTAATAAAAATTTTTCTCGAGTAGAGTTAGACACTGTTACATATATAGAGTGGTTATCACAGGAAACTCTTTCAGAATATATTGCTTTTAGCGACTTGTGCTTAGCGGGACATTTTTCAGCAACAGTAAATAAAGCAAATAGAACAATACCGGGAAAAGCATATATATATCAAGCAATGAAGAAAGAAATGATTTTAGGGACTAGCGAGGCAAATAAAGAATTGTTTGATGAAACATATAGTTTTGTTAGTAGAGGTGATTCAAAAGAACTTGCTAGATGTATACGGGAACATTATAAAAAATGGAAGTTGGGTTAA
- a CDS encoding glycosyltransferase family 2 protein has product MKTDLISVVIPVYNVEKYLERCLDSILNQSYSNLQIIIVDDGSTDTSGKICDRYAMKDSRIQVFHKENGGLSDARNFGLEHICGKYVSFIDSDDYVSKDYIKYLYGLIETVDADISACKHLESNKENYEFELTKPCGICIYSREEALERLCYQKGVTTSAWAKLYKTQLFKSIRFPNGKLYEDESTFYKLLENSEKMVCGGQIHYLYFYRSDGIVRSQFNKRKMDYVQQSLEFSIYIKHNYPQLYNGAISKLLWSCLHLWVQIDSSKENPKEYSELKNLICKYRIRVILDRKVRMRNKILLVGTFGGHIILRKIYMISKKR; this is encoded by the coding sequence ATGAAAACAGATTTAATTAGTGTAGTTATACCTGTATATAATGTTGAAAAATATTTAGAGAGATGTTTAGATTCTATATTAAATCAAAGTTACAGTAATTTGCAAATTATTATAGTAGATGATGGTTCTACTGATACTTCAGGGAAAATATGTGATAGGTATGCAATGAAGGATAGTAGGATACAAGTTTTTCATAAAGAAAATGGAGGTTTATCAGATGCGAGAAATTTTGGCCTTGAACATATTTGCGGTAAATATGTAAGCTTTATTGATAGCGATGATTATGTTTCAAAGGATTATATTAAATATTTGTATGGACTGATAGAAACCGTAGATGCAGATATTTCTGCATGTAAGCATTTAGAATCAAACAAAGAGAATTATGAATTTGAATTGACCAAACCATGTGGAATTTGTATATACAGTAGAGAAGAGGCGTTAGAAAGATTATGTTATCAGAAAGGCGTTACTACAAGCGCATGGGCTAAACTTTATAAAACACAATTATTTAAAAGTATACGGTTTCCAAATGGAAAGTTATACGAAGATGAAAGTACATTTTATAAATTATTAGAAAACTCTGAGAAAATGGTGTGTGGTGGACAAATACATTATTTGTATTTTTATAGGAGCGATGGAATTGTTAGAAGTCAATTTAATAAAAGAAAAATGGATTATGTTCAACAATCATTAGAATTTTCTATATATATTAAGCATAACTACCCTCAGTTGTATAATGGAGCAATATCCAAATTACTATGGAGTTGTTTGCACCTTTGGGTTCAAATCGATTCTTCCAAGGAAAATCCAAAAGAATATAGCGAATTGAAAAATCTAATTTGTAAATATAGAATACGTGTAATTCTTGATAGAAAAGTAAGAATGAGAAATAAAATTTTGCTTGTGGGTACTTTTGGAGGCCATATTATCCTTAGAAAAATTTATATGATAAGTAAAAAACGATAG